A genomic stretch from Apodemus sylvaticus chromosome 12, mApoSyl1.1, whole genome shotgun sequence includes:
- the Chml gene encoding rab proteins geranylgeranyltransferase component A 2: MADKLPTEFDVVIIGTGLPESILAAACSRSGQRVLHVDSRSYYGGNWASFSFTGLLSWLKDCQQTCDSEEGVTAVWQDLIHETEEAIALCKKDETIQHAEVFCYASQDVEDSMQDTDALQKSSSPEAPATPADSLDSASLPKERHSASYEAPSRHTEGSDRELSTPSADVEDTLEKEKYCGDKMETHTVSDGDKSEHKLVEDSIEQPKRNRITYSQMVKESRRFNIDLVSKLLYSQGSLIDLLIKSNVSRYAEFKNVTRILAFREGKIEQVPCSRADVFNSKELTMVEKRMLMKFLTFCLDYEQHSDEYQDFTQCSFSDYLKTKKLTPNLQHFILYSIAMTSESSCTTLDGLQATKNFLQCLGRFGNTPFIFPLYGQGEIPQCFCRMCAVFGGVYCLRHKVQCLVVDKVSGRCTGIIDAFGQRISANYVIVEDSYLSKETCSNVQYKQISRAVLITDQSILKTDSDQQISILVVPPLEPGTASVRVMELCSSTMTCMKDSYLVHLTCFSSKTAREDLEPVVKQLFIPFAEAEADKDELRKPRLLWALYFNMRDSSGVSRSSYCGLPSNVYICSGPDWGLGNEHAVKQAETLFQEIFPSEEFCPPPPNPEDIIFEAEG; encoded by the coding sequence ATGGCAGACAAGCTCCCCACAGAGTTCGATGTGGTTATAATAGGCACAGGCTTGCCTGAGTCCATCCTGGCAGCTGCTTGTTCAAGAAGTGGACAGAGAGTTCTGCATGTTGACTCAAGGAGTTACTATGGAGGGAACTGGGCGAGTTTCAGCTTTACAGGTTTGCTGTCCTGGCTGAAGGACTGTCAACAGACCTGTGACAGCGAGGAAGGCGTGACTGCCGTGTGGCAAGACCTGATCCATGAAACAGAAGAAGCCATCGCTCTTTGCAAGAAGGATGAAACTATTCAGCACGCAGAAGTCTTCTGTTATGCTAGTCAAGATGTGGAGGACAGCATGCAAGACACCGATGCTCTGCAGAAAAGCTCCTCCCCAGAGGCACCGGCTACTCCAGCTGACTCTCTGGATTCTGCAAGCTTGCCCAAAGAAAGGCACTCAGCAAGCTATGAAGCGCCTTCTAGACATACAGAAGGGAGTGATAGAGAGCTTTCAACACCCTCAGCTGATGTGGAGGACACCCTGGAGAAAGAAAAGTACTGTGGAGATAAAATGGAAACGCACACAGTTTCAGATGGAGATAAAAGTGAACACAAACTTGTAGAAGACAGCATTGAACAACCAAAGAGAAATAGGATTACTTACTCTCAAATGGTTAAGGAGAGCAGGAGATTTAATATTGACTTGGTGTCAAAGCTGCTGTATTCTCAAGGATCACTGATTGATCTTCTAATCAAATCAAATGTTAGTCGTTATGCAGAATTTAAGAATGTCACTAGGATCCTTGCATTTCGGGAAGGGAAAATAGAACAGGTACCTTGCTCCAGAGCAGATGTCTTTAATAGTAAAGAGCTCACTATGGTTGAAAAGAGAATGCTAATGAAGTTTCTCACATTCTGTTTAGACTATGAACAACATTCTGATGAATACCAAGATTTCACACAATGCTCATTTTCTGACTacttaaaaactaaaaaactaaCACCCAACCTGCAACATTTCATACTGTACTCAATTGCAATGACATCAGAATCATCCTGCACAACATTAGATGGCCTTCAAGCGACAAAAAACTTCCTTCAGTGTCTTGGACGGTTTGGCAACACTCCCTTTATATTTCCTTTATATGGCCAAGGAGAAATTCCCCAGTGTTTCTGCAGGATGTGTGCAGTTTTTGGTGGAGTCTATTGTCTTCGCCATAAGGTACAATGCCTTGTAGTTGACAAAGTCTCTGGAAGGTGTACAGGAATCATAGACGCCTTTGGTCAGAGAATAAGTGCCAACTATGTCATTGTGGAAGACAGTTACCTTTCTAAGGAAACCTGTTCAAACGTGCAATATAAGCAGATCTCGAGGGCAGTGCTCATCACAGATCAGTCCATCCTGAAGACAGATTCTGACCAGCAGATTTCCATTTTGGTAGTGCCTCCTCTGGAGCCAGGAACTGCTTCTGTTCGGGTCATGGAATTATGTTCATCAACCATGACATGCATGAAGGACAGCTATCTGGTCCACCTGACCTGTTTCTCTTCAAAAACAGCCAGAGAAGACTTGGAACCTGTGGTGAAGCAGTTATTCATTCCTtttgcagaagcagaagcagacaaaGACGAACTCAGAAAACCAAGACTCTTGTGGGCTCTTTATTTTAATATGAGAGATTCCTCAGGAGTGAGCCGAAGCTCATACTGTGGTTTACCTTCCAATGTGTACATCTGCTCTGGGCCTGACTGGGGACTGGGGAACGAGCATGCGGTCAAGCAGGCAGAAACACTGTTCCAGGAAATCTTTCCCAGTGAAGAGTTCTGCCCTCCTCCACCAAACCCTGAAGACATTATCTTTGAAGCAGAGGGTTAG
- the Opn3 gene encoding opsin-3 isoform X2 yields MYSGNRSGEQGYWEDGAGAEGAAPAGTRSPAPLFSPTAYERLALLLGCLALLGVGGNLLVLLLYSKFPRLRTPTHLFLVNLSLGDLLVSLFGVTFTFASCLRNGWVWDAVGCAWDGFSGSLFEKSSSHKCICDAW; encoded by the exons ATGTACTCGGGGAACCGTAGCGGCGAGCAGGGCTACTGGGAGGACGGGGCGGGCGCCGAGGGCGCAGCACCGGCGGGCACGCGGAGCCCGGCGCCTCTCTTCAGCCCCACCGCGTACGAGCGCCTGGCGCTGCTGCTCGGTTGCCTCGCGCTGCTGGGCGTCGGCGGCAACCTGCTGGTGCTGCTTCTCTACTCCAAGTTCCCGCGACTGCGCACgcccacccacctcttcctggTCAACCTCAGCCTGGGCGATCTGCTGGTATCCCTGTTCGGAGTCACCTTCACCTTCGCGTCTTGCCTGCGGAACGGCTGGGTGTGGGACGCCGTGGGCTGCGCGTGGGACGGGTTTAGCGGCAGCCTCTTTG AGAAGAGTTCCAGTCACAAATGCATATGTGATGCATGGTAA